A stretch of Candidatus Vicinibacter affinis DNA encodes these proteins:
- a CDS encoding phytoene/squalene synthase family protein: protein MNQRKLYDKVCIQMSERMTKEYSTSFSLGIRMFEKSFRQPIYAIYGFVRLADEIVDTFHEVDKAYYLKQIRAETKSAIENKLSLNPILHSFQETVHKYGINISYIDAFLDSMEMDLTMTRFNLEEYKKYIYGSAEVVGLMCLKVFVKGDEQRFEELKQRAQSLGSAFQKINFLRDLKSDFDERGRIYFPGITNHSLSDIQKASIEQDILVDFKEGLEGIKQLPVGAKLGVYLAFRYYYRLYLKISTAGASALLEKRFRISNLHKLSLLCKSYIRYQFNLIR from the coding sequence ATGAATCAGAGAAAGCTCTATGACAAGGTTTGCATCCAAATGAGTGAACGGATGACAAAAGAGTACAGCACTTCTTTTTCTTTAGGGATCAGGATGTTTGAGAAATCATTTCGCCAGCCGATTTATGCAATTTATGGATTTGTGAGGCTGGCTGATGAGATAGTAGATACTTTTCATGAAGTGGATAAAGCCTACTACTTAAAACAAATAAGAGCTGAAACAAAATCTGCAATCGAAAACAAATTAAGTCTAAATCCTATATTGCATTCCTTTCAAGAGACGGTCCATAAGTATGGAATTAATATTTCTTATATAGATGCTTTTCTGGACAGTATGGAAATGGACCTGACTATGACTCGTTTCAATTTGGAGGAGTATAAAAAATACATATACGGTTCGGCTGAAGTAGTGGGATTAATGTGTTTAAAGGTTTTTGTAAAAGGAGATGAACAAAGGTTTGAAGAATTAAAACAAAGAGCACAATCTCTTGGATCCGCCTTCCAAAAGATTAATTTTTTAAGAGATCTTAAGAGTGATTTTGATGAGCGGGGAAGGATTTATTTTCCAGGTATAACAAACCATAGTTTATCTGATATTCAAAAGGCATCCATTGAGCAAGATATATTAGTTGATTTTAAAGAAGGTTTGGAAGGAATTAAACAACTCCCTGTAGGGGCAAAACTGGGTGTTTATCTGGCATTCAGGTATTACTACCGCTTATATTTGAAAATATCAACAGCGGGAGCTTCTGCCTTACTTGAAAAAAGATTTAGAATAAGTAATTTGCACAAGCTTAGCCTGCTTTGCAAATCTTATATAAGGTATCAGTTTAATCTGATTAGGTAA
- a CDS encoding lycopene cyclase domain-containing protein, which produces MNDRTSQKISWILGSFSLIMLVLAIIQPVHFQSLEREVSGVSEVTFFETKMLYWVHHALAGIPVLLLITLYPFFPGRFYFFKKWWKPILAGSVFFILWDFVFSKLGIWGFNERYISGQTIFGFPIEEICWFPIIAMCSLFVHELVSRFSIDESRWAYGTLVVVFLGMLIFYGLNYDKMYSGVSAAVVNLILFWFWRGGILAEIGRFSRSFLVILIPMILFDGLLTGMFTKQALVIYNFEEFSGQRIGSIPIEDFIFGYGFLSFLILLQNRFATISKSTF; this is translated from the coding sequence ATGAACGACCGCACCAGTCAAAAGATCAGCTGGATTTTAGGGTCTTTCTCCCTGATCATGTTGGTACTGGCCATCATTCAGCCTGTTCATTTCCAATCATTGGAAAGAGAGGTGTCTGGGGTATCTGAAGTTACTTTTTTTGAAACAAAAATGCTTTATTGGGTGCATCATGCTTTGGCGGGCATTCCGGTTCTATTGTTGATCACATTATACCCTTTCTTTCCAGGGCGGTTTTACTTTTTTAAGAAATGGTGGAAACCAATATTGGCAGGTTCTGTATTTTTTATTTTATGGGATTTTGTATTTAGTAAATTGGGTATCTGGGGATTTAATGAGCGCTACATTTCCGGTCAGACCATATTTGGATTTCCAATTGAAGAAATCTGCTGGTTTCCCATTATAGCCATGTGCAGCCTTTTTGTGCATGAATTAGTCAGTAGGTTTTCTATTGACGAATCCAGATGGGCTTATGGAACGTTGGTGGTTGTTTTCTTGGGTATGCTTATCTTTTATGGACTTAATTATGATAAGATGTATTCAGGAGTTTCAGCAGCGGTCGTTAATTTGATATTATTTTGGTTTTGGCGAGGAGGAATTTTGGCAGAGATTGGTAGATTTTCAAGATCTTTTTTAGTTATTTTAATTCCGATGATTCTATTCGATGGTTTGTTGACCGGAATGTTTACCAAACAAGCTTTGGTAATCTATAATTTTGAAGAGTTTTCAGGGCAGAGAATTGGCAGTATTCCAATAGAAGATTTTATATTCGGGTATGGATTTTTATCCTTCTTAATTTTATTGCAAAATCGCTTCGCAACTATAAGTAAATCAACATTTTAA